The sequence below is a genomic window from Cucumis melo cultivar AY chromosome 5, USDA_Cmelo_AY_1.0, whole genome shotgun sequence.
ATGAAAGCAAGGGACACAAATGAAATTAGTAGTTCAATTCATAAATGGATAGATACTAGGTAGGTAGGTCTTGTTGTTTAGGTAACATGGTAAGTATCTCCATGGCCCATTGGAGACAAACTTTACGATAATGGATCCATATTCACCTAAATTAGTCAGAAATTAGTGAGAATTGTAATTATTCAATCGAATCCTTTTCTTAATATCATTTTAAgttaattaaattttctttttctaaaaaaaaaaaaccgagAGGTCTCTAAACCCGATCTCCACAAATTTTTCATGGTAAGTTTCATCCAATCCCCTTTGGATAATTTGGCGGGAATGTGGATGGAAAAGTCATTTATGATCCCACCGGTAGGCATCTCTACAAATCAACATATACACGTATATGAAGCCTAATTATCCATTAATCCATTTTGTTAACTAATTAACTAACATGTTACCAAAACGGTTAACTTctttaaataaatattcaacTCAAACATGAGTATAATaagatttaaaatattgatgTCGATGGAAATATTGAATTCCtaagtttatgaattttttatgaaataccGATAAAATGTCGATTTTGATGTATATTTTTTGaataagtaaaaaaattaaaaaaattcaataaacaTTTTATCACTTTTCAAATAAGTATATATGTCTAGTgcttatattatatttatattagtgACGTAAGTTGatatttattttgtgtattTCTTGTATTTTCTAATGGTATAGTGAAAATATTAACTCACCCTTCATGTCGATATTAAACCtatataaaaacataaaaatatcgATAGAAATATCGACACGTGgatgaaaatttaataaaataaattacaactAAGTGATTTAAAACGTCTTTGTGTTCTTCCATTAGGGATCTACATTGagttggaattttttttttaaatgatcaatACAAATAAAGTTGAAAACTCAAACAATAAAATGAgcattttaaagtttaaaaaacaaaaggaaacaaatattcaaattccaaagtCTAAAGAAATGAGATTTAAATCAATATTTTCAACGTTTGAACCTTcccttaaagaaaaaaaaaaataatagtgcTAAACTACTGAAAAAGTACCCTCTAGTTTAAGAGTTGAAACGTAAGAACCAAATTAGAATAAAATATATTGGTCAAATACTTGGAAACATCTCATAATAAACCCATCTTTATGCATCAATTTTTCATCTCTCCCATCaaccaaataattaaaatatttcataaaaaaaaaaaaggagaaaaaattAACACACGGGAGAATCCGATTGGACACTTTTTATGAAATGCACAAAATGTACCTCAAGTATTTTTCCAAGTATATTTACTTTAAAAATGTATACACAATGAAATGTAAAGATTACAACTTAAAATCAGAATATTAAGACAAAGTTGTccaaccaaaagaaaaagaaaggtgCATATATTCCTGTGAAAGAAAATTAAACCATTTTAGGGtccaagaaaaataaattgaaaaaagaaaaagaatcaacGGAGAAAATTCGTCTTCAAGCTTCTTGGACTGATCCTGGGAGAGAGGGCAATTGATGGGAGAacatattttatatattcatCCTCAATCCTATTCTTCCATATAACATAAAACCGTAAACCCTGACCCTAAACGACAATATTGATCAAAGTTTCAAAGTcttaattctaaaaaaaaaaaaatgttagataatatatcgatattgatagatatttctaaaaattgtgtcaaaacaaaaaataaattaaattagtaaataatcGCTTCAAGTACTTGGGGGAGTATATATATGGTTGATATATCTCTACCGGTAATTCAGTATAACTTTGTTTGTTTTGCATATAAATAATGTAGCAGATGTTGACAAAAGCTTTTCTTCccttttaaaaaagttaaatatatttgaaCATTTTCAGTTTTAAAAGAATAGTGgtatttttgaaagaaaataacaaagttCAGAGATATGCTTTTTAGATTTAGCaacaaaaagaattaataaacAATTAAAAGAATCCACTTTTCAATTTACCAACCAACCCCAGTCCATTTTCCAAATAGGGAGAGAGGGCCAAATCTAAATCTTTCAAGTTTAAATCCATATGGTTCATCTTAAGAGAAAAGAGATCCAAATCCAAATCTTTGGAGGTCACATGGGCTAGCCCATTCTCatgagaaagagagagagaaagaaagccGAATCCAAATCTCTGATTTTCTCACGAGACAGAAAGGAATGGATAAGGGATAAGGTTATGTGGCAAGTTCTATCCAATGAGAAGCGAAAGGTTTGATCAACCACAGCCTCCCACGAATTTCCATGGCCAGTGACAACCAACAACAAGAACTTAAACTAACCTCCaaaaccaaatctaaaaatCTCACCTCATTCTTCTTCTCTGCCACTGATCCTTCCACAAGCCAAAGGCAGCAGAAGCAAAAGCAGCAGCCATGGCCACTGCAACCTCTCCCATTGCCAGCCAGCTCAGTTCCAGCTTCGCTTCATCTAACACCAGAGCTTTGATCTCTCCTAAAGGCCTATCCGCTTCGCCCCTCCGACGCATCCCTACAAGAACACACTCCTTCACCATTAGAGCCATCCAAGCTGATAAGGTAATATAAACAATCCCATTTCTCAATCTTACATCATCTGCCTCTCTTTGGAGCTTTcaagatatatatattatatgccATGTAATGTATACTATTTCAAGGGATATTGACTTCAATCTCAACGAGTCAGAGTAATATAAACGTATTAGTtgaataaaattttaaagagTATGTTTGAGAGTGCTTTTAATGTAAGTGTGTGTGACTTACGAGGAGAGTTAACCAggaaaaaatctttaaaaatttaTGTAAAGATATTAAGATGAAGAGAGTGAACATAAGTATAGCTCAAAGATAATTAGCATGTACACCTTCCATTTTGGAGGATCACAAATGAGAAGAAGCCGGTAACGGTTAGGTAGAGAAAAGATCCGTTagtgaaagaaaaattaatgcAGAAAATGCATGTGAAGATAGTacttagaaaaagaaaaaggtattcaaagtggataaaaaaaaaaaaaacatgcaatGCAAAGATGTTAATGGGGTATTGAAACTGTTGCAGCCAACTTACCAAGTGATCCAGCCAATCAATGGAGACCCATTCATTGGAAGCCTTGAGACTCCAGTAACCTCAAGCCCACTGATAGCATGGTACCTTTCAAACCTCCCAGCCTACAGAACAGCAGTCAGTCCATTGCTGAGGGGAATTGAAGTGGGCCTGGCTCACGGTTTCTTTCTGGTTGGTCCATTTGTCAAAGCTGGCCCTCTAAGGAACACAGCCTACGCCGGAGGAGCAGGCTCACTGGCTGCCGGTGGTCTCATTGTCATTTTGAGCATCTGCTTGACAATGTATGGTGTTGCATCATTCAATGAAGGAGAGCCATCTACCGCACCATCATTGACTTTGACTGGCAGGAAGAAGACCCCTGATCCTCTGCAAACAGCCGATGGGTGGGCAAAATTCTCAGGCGGGTTCTTCTTCGGCGGTATCTCCGGTGTGATCTGGGCATACTTCCTCCTCTATGTCTTGGACCTCCCTTACTACGTCAAGTAGATTTTGTATCATTTTCTGTTTCTACAATGCAACTTCCATGTCTGTGTTATggaaacataaaattgtatattTTCTGCCAAACCTCTTGTTAGATCCTTTGTGATTGCATAtcgatttcctttttggaaCTGTTATGTATGTACCCTACTTCCATTTGCTTCTTCACAAACAATAGCTTCTGTGCCACTGCATTAAAAATTGGTAGGAGAAGAATATCAACGATATGAtgtactttttccttttttgtcaTAAGTAACATACCTACTTTATCTGGGAAAAAAATGATACAATGAACctccaaataaataatcactaaatagaatatttgagagGAAATAAAAACTTATTGGAAGACTTTAACTATTTTTGTATGTATTCTACTCACATTTGGATGATTTAGATTACAACATTAAAGTTTGTCACGAGCATAACTCATACCAGAATTATACATAACAGTTTAATTAAATCCTACGTTTAACTAATGTGAAACTCTTACTAGATTAACTCTAACATCTTaccttctttaatttttcaactCTCATGAATCAATgcacatataacttatttatttaagatATGTTTAATTTTCATCATCCTCCTTTAAACATGTGTTCCTAAAAACTCCAAGCAAAGTTCTTAACTTGTTAAACACATTAACTTTGAGTGGCTTCGTAAAAATATCTGCAATTTGATATTCAGTCTTCACATATTCAACTTGAATGTCCTTCCTTGAAATGCAACCTCTGATGAAGTGAAATCTTGTATCAATGTGTTTGCTACGATCATGGAACACATGATTCTTTGGTAAAGCAATTGTTGACTTATTGTCTACATGGATtattgttgttgcacttcgaTCTTTAACTCACGGCTCGGTCAGTTTGGCAAATTGTTACATAGGAATTAGAATAGCAACAACAATGCAGATCAGTATTggaacaaaagctgcaaaatagaaaacaaaacagAAACAAGGTTAGTAGACGGCTGAGTCGCGGAACACGCTCTCTTTAAAATGTTTTGCGACTCTACTCTAGATTGTGCAAACAGATAATTGCCTCACCGTTTCTAGGATAAAAGAACCTCTCGTCTTCAATTGATTTTGCACGGAAATcaactaataataaaaaaaacattcaaaatgGTAGACACAATATAGCTCGAGAACCTTTATCATGGAATGAGAAGAACggtttttttttgtatgttttGGAATAATGAGAGAAAATAGATGTATATAAAGTGATAGATGATGGTGACCAACGGTCACAAATTTATGTAGAGCAAAACGTTCAATTAATTTCCAAACGGTA
It includes:
- the LOC103485887 gene encoding photosystem I reaction center subunit XI, chloroplastic, which codes for MATATSPIASQLSSSFASSNTRALISPKGLSASPLRRIPTRTHSFTIRAIQADKPTYQVIQPINGDPFIGSLETPVTSSPLIAWYLSNLPAYRTAVSPLLRGIEVGLAHGFFLVGPFVKAGPLRNTAYAGGAGSLAAGGLIVILSICLTMYGVASFNEGEPSTAPSLTLTGRKKTPDPLQTADGWAKFSGGFFFGGISGVIWAYFLLYVLDLPYYVK